The proteins below come from a single Portunus trituberculatus isolate SZX2019 chromosome 2, ASM1759143v1, whole genome shotgun sequence genomic window:
- the LOC123503004 gene encoding 26S proteasome non-ATPase regulatory subunit 7-like, translating to MTTRARRLLGDTHSLSPLLTLLFLSPLPAEHHGHCSHRQHPCHGHPPEAPPTVPVTKVVVHPLVLLSVVDHFTRMTKIGSTRRVVGVLLGSWRGRGVLDVSNSYAVPFDEDEKDKSVWFLDHDYLENKYNMFKKVNAREKIVGWYHTGPKLYQNDIAINDLVRRHCGTSVLVIIDAHASNIGLPTEAYYSVEEVHDDGTPTTKTFEHVASEIGAEEAEEVGVEHLLRDIKDTVVGSLGQRITTQLLGLRGLHKQLSEVANYLQQVVAGTLPVNHTIVYHLQDMFNLLPDVTNPALIKSLYVKTNDQMLVVYLASLIRSIIALHNLINNKLANTDAEKKEGKEKEKKDGDKDGKKEDKDKEEKEKDKKDEKK from the exons ATGACAACAAGAGCAAGGCGGCTTTTGggagacacacactcactctcaccgcTTCTCACTTTGTTGTTCCTCTCGCCTCTCCCAGcag AACACCATGGCCACTGCAGCCACCGCCAGCACCCCTGCCATGGCCACCCCCCCGAGGCGCCCCCTACAGTGCCGGTGACAAAGGTGGTGGTACATCCTCTGGTGTTGCTCAGCGTGGTGGATCACTTCACCCGTATGACAAAGATCGGGTCAACGCGGCGAGTGGTTGGCGTCCTTCTTGGCTCATGGAGGGGCCGGGGAGTCCTTGATGTCTCCAACTCctatgctg tTCCGTttgatgaggatgagaaggacAAATCAGTTTGGTTCCTGGACCACGACTACTTAGAGAACAAGTATAATATGTTCAAaaag GTGAACGCCAGAGAGAAGATCGTTGGCTGGTACCACACCGGCCCCAAACTGTACCAGAACGACATTGCCATAAATGACCTGGTCCGCCGCCACTGTGGAACCTCTGTGCTGGTTATCATCGATGCCCACGCCTCCAACATTGGCCTGCCCACTGAGGCTTACTATAGCGTGGAGGAGGTACATGAT GACGGGACCCCAACCACAAAAACCTTCGAGCACGTAGCCAGCGAGATCGGGgcggaggaagcggaggaggtgggagTGGAGCATCTACTGAGGGACATCAAGGACACAGTGGTGGGATCCCTGGGCCAGCGGATCACCACACAGCTGCTGGGTCTGAGAGGTCTACACAAGCAGCTGAGTGAAGTGGCCAATTATCTCCAGCAGGTGGTGGCCGGGACGCTGCCAGTCAACCATACTATTGTTTATcatttgcag GACATGTTCAACCTCCTCCCGGACGTCACCAACCCAGCACTCATCAAGTCCCTCTACGTCAAGACCAACGACCAGATGCTTGTCGTGTACCTGGCCTCCCTCATCCGGTCCATCATTGCCCTTCACAACCTCATCAATAACAAGTTGGCTAACACTGATgctgagaagaaggaagggaaggagaaggagaagaaggatggagatAAGGACGgcaagaaggaggacaaggacaaggaggagaaggagaaagacaagaaggatgagaagaaatag